The genomic segment GGCACCAGGTACGCCGCCAGAAGGCGGTGTCCTTCCGCGCCCCGGCCCAGGTAGAACCTGACGATCCAGGCCATGGCCGCCGCGCCGGCGAGATGTGCCACGACGAGCACGGGCATCGGCACCCAGGTCCCCGTCACCCCGGTCACGGAGGTCCGCCGGTCCATGGCCCGGGAGGCGACCAGCGCGCCGAACACCACCACGGAACCGAGGTGCATGATCGCCACCCGGTTGATCTCCTCCATGGACAGGCCGGGGAAGAACCAGGGGAGTGCGCCCCACTCGAAGCGCAGCAGCGGCGCGGTCATGAGGTAGCCGTAACACAGCAGCATCCACCGCTGGTGCAGGTCGGGGAACCTCCCGACGGCCGCGAAGATGCCGAACGTCATGCCCATCACCGTGCCGATGAGGATCGTCGTGAGATCGATCCAGAACGCCGCCCCGCTGAACGCGTCAGCCGGTGCCGTACGGACCAGGTAGATCGCCGCGCCGGTCATCGAGACGTACACCGTCACCGCGAACACGACCCCGGTGGCGCGGTGCAGCCGGGTGCGCCGTCGCACCGCCGTGAGGAACTGGACCGGCCCGAGCAGCATCAGCGCGCCGCCGAGGACGGAGTGGATGATCATCGGCAGCAGGACACGACCGTACGGCCCGACCCTGGTGGCGACCGCGTCGGCGACATAGCGCCCGGACACCATGTGGGACAGGAACCACTCGCCGAACGCCGGTGCGCCGGGGCGTGCGTACGGCCACAGCTCGGTCATCGCCATCGGCGCGTAGCCCACGCAGACGGCCACGAGGGCGATCGTGGCGACGCGGGCCCAGGGGATGCTCCTCGGACGCTGCACGGCGGCTCCCTCGATCGCGACCCTCGATAGTCCTCTTTGGACTATCGAGAAGGTAGAGGCGATCCGCCGTCGTGGTCAACCTCCCCGGCATCACGATCCGCGCTGGTCCACCCACTGCCAGAAGTCGACCATCATGCGCTCGTAACGGAGCCCGAACTCCAGCGCCTCGCGCTGCCCCCGCGTGAGCAAGTCGCCTACGCTCTCGGTGAGTTCCTCGTACTCCGCGAGGGTGCGGTGGTGCTCGGCGATCTGCGCCGGGGCGATGACCTCCGGTTCGGCGCCGAACCACAGTTTCAGGATGCCGCGTTCGCGCGCCTCGACGGGCACGAAGGCGGGGTCGGCGAGCCACTCCTCCAACGCGGCTTTGCCGGCCGCGGTCACCTTCATCACCCGCCGGTTCCGCGCGTTCGTATCCCGGACCTCCGACAACAGGCCCGCTCCCAGCAGCCGGTCGCACTGCGCGTACACCTGTGCGTGAGGCATCGACCAGAACGGAGCCACCGTGCGGGCCGCCTCGACCTTCACGTCGTACGGGCTGGCCTCGCCCAGTTTGTCGATGATGCCGAGCACGAGGAACGAAGGGGGAGTCAACCGCACATCAGCCATGTCAGGACCGTATCGCGGGCACCGGCGGGGGTTGCCGGCAGA from the Streptomyces sp. RKAG293 genome contains:
- a CDS encoding DUF2306 domain-containing protein — translated: MQRPRSIPWARVATIALVAVCVGYAPMAMTELWPYARPGAPAFGEWFLSHMVSGRYVADAVATRVGPYGRVLLPMIIHSVLGGALMLLGPVQFLTAVRRRTRLHRATGVVFAVTVYVSMTGAAIYLVRTAPADAFSGAAFWIDLTTILIGTVMGMTFGIFAAVGRFPDLHQRWMLLCYGYLMTAPLLRFEWGALPWFFPGLSMEEINRVAIMHLGSVVVFGALVASRAMDRRTSVTGVTGTWVPMPVLVVAHLAGAAAMAWIVRFYLGRGAEGHRLLAAYLVPYAAAYAVMFVRQRSAGRNRRNWAREEWRVHLAALCLAPAFSVAAALPLERYLDLDRATALSAGVGIGCGVLAFAATAVVSLRVMYGRELIKRQGLTTARSTRQIPSPTAETSPAAGPYVAPPVARATRETI
- a CDS encoding PadR family transcriptional regulator, producing MADVRLTPPSFLVLGIIDKLGEASPYDVKVEAARTVAPFWSMPHAQVYAQCDRLLGAGLLSEVRDTNARNRRVMKVTAAGKAALEEWLADPAFVPVEARERGILKLWFGAEPEVIAPAQIAEHHRTLAEYEELTESVGDLLTRGQREALEFGLRYERMMVDFWQWVDQRGS